TAAGGATGCCGCCGATTATTTCTATGACTGTAAAACCTGCATTCAAAAAGAATGCCAGTCCCATTCTCTTGCTGGTCTTTGAATCCTGTGGCATATAAATCATCTCCTGGTTCCTATATTCCCACAGGAGAATTAGTACAAACGAAAACCCCTGATCACTCTGATGTGTTCAGGGGTTTATAGGTCATTTTACTGGAATGACCGCTTCATTTAAAGCTCCTTCAAGCTCCAAAGTATAGGCTTCTATTTGCTGCTCGTTCCATTTGAATTGGCCACGCATGAAGTTAATCACATTTTCCTTGAAGTTATGCACAATGTGGATATCGAATAAAATTGCTCCTGTGCGTCTGTTGAAGAAGTCGACTGGCGTTGCTGCCGCTTCATATTGGATACCATAGATCAGCTTTGCGAACAACTCCAATGGCAGGCCGTATTGGTCTGCTTCTTTTTTGTGTTCAGATGCTAACTGGAATACGATCGGGGCATTCGATCCATACTGGTATGCCAGACGGCGGGCTTCTTCTTTAGTAAAGCCAGCCTTAATGCCCGCTTCAAGCTGCTTTTCTACAAAAGAGTCCAGGTTGGCAGAACCGCCGACATCTCCGCCTGAAATCGGCAAATTCTTCGTATGGCAGCCAGGGAAGCTGAGTCCATCCTCTTTAGCGAATTTTTCAGCAAGCAGGTCAACAATCGTTTCCGCCATTTTGCGGTAGCCAGTCAATTTTCCGCCAGCAATGGTGATCAGTTTTGAATCGGATTCCCAGATTTCATCTTTTCTGGAGATTTCAGATGGAGCCTTGCCATCCTCATGGATCAGCGGCCTGACGCCTGCCCAGCTGGATTCTACATCTTTTTCCGTGACATTCACATCTGGGAACATGTATCGGATCGCTTTAAGCAGGTAGCTTCTGTCTTCTTCCGTCATGCCAGGATTAATTGGATCTTCATTGTAAAAAGTATCGGTCGTACCGACATAGGTCTTGCCATCGCGAGGGATCGCGAATACCATCCGTCCGTCCGGGGTGTCAAAATAGATCGCCTGCTTGAGCGGGAAGCGTGATTGATCGATGACGATATGAACACCCTTTGATAGCTTCAGTGTTTTTCCTTTTTTCGAATCATCCATTTCACGGATGCCATCCACCCATGGTCCGGTGGCATTGACCACTTTTTTAGCGTGGACCTCGTACTCCTCACCTGTTAAAAGATCCTCAACCAGGACACCTGCAACAATACCGTTTTTATATATAAGGTTTTTAACTTTGGAATAGTTCAATGGTGTTGCGCCTTTATCCACAGCCTGTTTCATGACCTCGATTGTCAGTCGGGCGTCATCGGTGCGGTATTCAACATAATAGCCGCCGCCCTTCAAGCCGTCTTTTTTCACAAGTGGTTCTTTTGCCAAAGTTTCAGTAGCGCTGAACATTTTCCTGCGCTCCGACCTTTTGACACCTGCTAAAAAGTCATACACCCTAAGGCCAATGGAGGTGCTGAAGCTTCCGAATGTTCCGCCCTTATGGAAGGGGAGCAGCATCCATTCTGGTGTCGTGACATGCGGGCCATTCTCATACACAATCGCCCGCTCCTTGCCGACTTCAGCCACCATCTTCACTTCGAATTGCTTTAAATAACGAAGGCCGCCGTGCACGAGCTTTGTGGAACGGCTTGAGGTACCTGCCGCAAAATCCTGCATTTCCAACAAAGCTATATTCATCCCTCTAGTTGCAGCATCAAGGGCGATTCCAGCACCGGTAATGCCGCCGCCAATCACAAGAACATCGAATGTTCCATTTTTCAGTTTCGATACTATATTTTTACGATCGAGATTTGAAAATCTCATACGATACGCCTCCTTGAATATGAAAAAAAGAGAGACCACAAACAACATTATCGCCCAAAAGCCGTAATGTTATCGTGGTCTCTCCAGTTCTCCTACCCGATTTATTAACTTGTAATCATTATATCACAGACACAAGGGATTTTCATGTGTCGGATTTTTTACAAAGAAAGCTTAGTGTTTAACAACTTCCTGTCCACGGACATTCCATGTCACAGCAAACAATAATGTTGCAAGCGCGCAAGAAATAGTCAGCAGCAAGAAACCAGCGTCCCAGCCAGCAAAGTCAACCAGGTAACCCATCAAAGCGTTGGCTGCAACAGATCCGCCAAGGTAACCGAATAATCCGGTCAAGCCAGCAGCTGTTCCGGCAGCTTTTTTAGGTACATAGTCAAGTGCTTGAAGACCTATCAGCATAACAGGTCCGTAGATCAAGAACCCGATTGCGATCAGAGCAGCCATATCGACGAATGTATTTCCTGGCGGGTTGAACCAGTAGACAAGGACGGCAACCAATACACCTAGCATGAACACGAATCCAGCAGGTCCGCGGCGTCCCTTAAACAGCTTGTCCGATAGGTATCCAGCCAGCAATGTACCAGGGATACCAGCCCATTCATACAGGAAGTAGGCGACACTTGATTCGTTCATTGAGAAGCCTTTTTCTTCACTTAAATAAGTTGGTGCCCAGTCCAATACTCCATAACGGACAAAGTAAACGAAGACGTTGGCAACGGCAATGATCCAAATCCATTTATTGTTTAAAACATACTTGAAAAGAATCTCTTTTGTCGTCAATTCCGTTTCGAATAACTGTTTCTTTTTTGTTGGATAATCATCACGATATTCTTCAATTGGCGGAAGTCCCATTGATTGAGGAGTATCACGAATCAGCATAAAGGCCACAAGTGCTACAGCAAGTGCCACGATGGCCGGCAGTATGAAAACACCTTCATATCCTGCGTAAGATGAACCAAGTATTCCGGCAAATATCGCTGCTCCGGCAACTGCAAGTGGAGCCATCAAACCGCCGCCGACATTGTGGGCAACGTTCCAGATTGCGGTTTTACCGCCACGCTCACTAACACTGAACCAGTGAGTCAACACGCGGCCAGCAGGAGGCCAACCCATACCTTGAACCCAACCATTGATAAAAAGCATGATAAACATAATAGCAACAGAAGATGTGAAAAATGGTATGAAGCCCATCAATAAGCTGACAATGGCAGAGAGGACAAGTCCTGCGGTCATGAACCACCGGGCGTTACTCCGGTCCGACACCGTCCCCATCACAAATTTACTGATTCCATACGAAATGGAGATCGCGGATAATGCTAGTCCCAATTCACCCTTTGAGAATCCCTCTTCCACAAGATAAGGCATGGCGATTGAGAAGTTTTTACGCAAAAGATAATAAGCTGCGTAACCGATGAAGATTCCCATGAAAACCTGGAACCTTAACTTCTTATACTCGGCTTCGGTTCTTTCTTCAGACAGTCTCTCCACATGGGGAGCCGGCTTGAATAAGTTAAGCATGTATAAGTCCTCCTTAAGATTATTTGTTAGTATTAGCAGAAAACACGAAAAAACCCATGCTTAACAGCACCTCTCTACAGAAAAGAGGGCATAAAGCATGGGTCTCCATATCTCCACCATAGTTAACTTGTAAACCTATACTACCTTGAGATGAAAGCGATGTCAACAATTAAATTATATTTCTGTAATTTCCCACAACTCCCTTTTAGAAGTGGTGATGGCAGAAGCACCTGCATTCAATGCGTTCTTCACTTCCTCAGGAGTCCTGATCAGCCCGCCTGCAAAAATCGGAATGTTAACTCGTTCCTTGACCTCCTTGATCATCCAAGGCATTGCTCCTGGTAAAACCTCAATATAATCAGGGCGCGTTTTTTCAATAAGTTTATAGCTTTTTTCGAGTGCATGCGAATCAATCAGGAACACCCTTTGCACAGCGAGCACTCCTTTTTGTTTTGCCTTTAAAATGACACTCGACTTCGTTGAAATCAGGCCATACGGTTTGTATTCCTGGCAGAGGTATTCGGTCGAATAGTCATCGCTCTTCAGTCCCTGAATCATATCCACATGATAGATCATCTTTTTTCCATGACGTTTTGCCATAGCGTTAATATTTTTTAATTGGGCGATATGCACTTCCAACATGACTCCGATTTCAAAAGGGCTTCCAAGGAACTGTTCAAACTCCTTCATGTTCGATGATGCGGGCAAGATTTTTTGATCCAAAAGAATCCCATCCTTACATTTAATTACTCATTATCTTAACATGAGTGGCTTGAAGTTTTCTATGGAGACAGATGGCTTTTTTGAGCACAATAGCATACTTAAAATTGTGGTAATGCATAAACATTAGTACGATAGTAATAAAGATCCCTATTACATATTAAAGAGGAGACAATATGCAGATTGGTAAGGAAAAGAAGAGCACACAGGTTTTTGGGGAAGACGCCGTCCTGGCAGCTATTGAAAGGTCTTTGGCGATGATCGAATTCGATCCTGATGGACAAGTGCTCTGGGCAAATGAGAACTTTGCACGGACGATGGGCTATCGAGTAGATGAAATGCCGGGACTGTTGCATAAACAGTTTTGTACAGCCGAATTTGCAGGAAGCAGAGCCTATATAGAATTATGGAGAAACCTGCGCAGCGGAAAAAGCTTTCAGGAGAAAATCCAGCGAGTCACGAAGAGAGGCAATCTTCTCTGGCTTGAGGCTACATACACACCTGTATATGATGATTTAGGCAGAGTTGCTGGTGTGGTGAAGGTGGCAACTGACATCACGGAGCGAGAATTGAACACGACAAGACTTGCCAGGGAGCTTCAGCAAATGTCCCAAGACCTGAACGAACGCGCGGAAATGGGGATTACAAGAAGTGAAGAAGCAGCCACGGCCGCCAGCAAGCTTGTACAAGAGTCAAAAGAAAATCTTGAAATTCTCGAATCTCTGAAATCGCAGGCCAAATCGATCGGCAGCATCGTCCAGACCATTCGTGAAATTGCCGCACAAACCAATCTGCTTGCCCTGAACGCAGCCATTGAAGCGGCAAGAGCCGGAGAACATGGGAGAGGCTTCAACGTCGTTGCAGGAGAAGTCCGGAAACTCGCCACACGCGTCCAGGATTCAATCCAGGAAGTCAATGAACACATCGAAGGAATAGCAAGCGAAATCACAAAAATCAACGAAGCCACCCAGCGCTCGCAAAATGGCATCACTAACAACAAGAACCTCAATGAACAAGCAGTCGCCGCCTTCAAAGAAATCGGCAGTGCCGCCCACGAACTGGACCAGCAAGCAAAAACATTCAAAGAAATCTTATAAGGAAAACGGACACCGCGATGATTATGGCGGTGTTTTTTTGGATTGGAGTAGAGTGAGGTGAGGATGTTGAAACAAAAAGTTCGTCTATGTGACCAAGAGGAGTGGTCTGTTGTTGAAATGTGAGAGAGGAACGTTCTATGAGCACAAATGGATTGCAATGTCACAAAAAGGGCATATAGAAATTTTCTATGATCCCGAATGGATTGAAATAGCGACAAAACGTCGTATAGAAGAAATGTATAGGCACCTGCATTACCTGAAAAAGAGTCGCAAGAGCCAGAACGGTAAAAGCAGAGCTTCTGCATTACCTGAAAAAGAGTAGAAAGAGTAAAAACGGTAAAAGCAGAGCTTCTACATTACCCGAAAAAGAGTAGAAAGAGTAAAAACGGTAAAAGCATAGCTCCTGCATTGCCCGAAAAAGAGTTGAAAGAGTAAAAACGGTAAAAGCAGAACTCCTGCATTGCCCGAAAAAGAGTTGAAAGAGTAAAAACGGTAAAAGCAGAGCTTCTGCATTGCCCGAAAAAGAGTAGAAAGAGTAAAAACGGTAAAAGCAGAGCTTCTGCATTACCCGAAGAAGAGTAGAAAGAGCTAAAACGGTAAAAGCTTAGCTCCTGCATTGCCCGAAATAGAGTCGCAAGAGCCAGAACGGTAAAAGCATAGCTCCTGCATTACTAGAAAAAGAGTTGAAGGAGCCATAATGGTAAAAGCAGAGCACCTGCATTTCCCGAAAAAGAGGGGAGAGAGCCGTAACGGTAAAAGCAGAAGCTTTTTCGTATAAATCCGTTCATAGGATTCGAAATTTACCAAACCACAGCAACTTTTCCCCTATAATTAGCGTCTCAATCTTTACAAGGGATTGCAATATTTGTTGAACCGTTAAATTTATGGTATATTTTAAGAATTCAACCCCCTATTTTCTCCAGCCACTTTCTTCACTATTCTTTATTAAGAGATATGATTCCCATGGGAATTGATAAATACATTTACACTAAGAAACAGGAGCTGAACTATGGAAACGAAATTGAAAAAGGATCTCAAGATTTTCGCTTTGGGCGGTCTTGGTGAAATCGGTAAAAATACGTATGTAATTCAATATAAAAATGAAATGGTGTTAGTGGATTGCGGAATTAAGTTTCCGGATAATGAGTTGTTCGGAATTGATTATGTGCTAGCGGATTACACTTATTTGAAGCAAAACCAGGACAAGCTGGTAGGTATTTTCGTCACTCATGGCCACGAAGACCATATTGGCGGATTGCCGTTTTTGCTGCAGGATGTGAAGGCGCCGATTTATGGAGGTGATTTTGCAGTTGAGCTAATTAAGTCCAAGCTGCAGGAGCACAAAATCAAGGGTGTCAAGTTCCACCAGATCAACAATGATACGGTCGTCGAGTTCCAGAATATCAAGGTTCGCTTTTTCCGGACAACGCACAGTATCGCGGATTCATTCGGTGTCGTGGTTACGACTCCGGAAGGGAATATTGTTCACACAGGTGACTTTAAATTTGATTTAACACCGGTTGGAAGGGGCACTGATTTTCAAAAAATCGCTGAGATCAGCAGTGAAGGTGTACTTTGCTTGTTATCGGACAGTACGAACAGTGAGCAGCCAGGATTCTCGATATCTGAAAGACGTGTCGGAGAAGCTATCGAGGATATTTTCCAGACAGTGGATGGCCGCGTCATTTTCGCTACCTTCGCCTCCAATATTGACCGCGTACAGCAGGTGGTGAAGTCGTCCCTCAAGTATAACCGGAAAATGGCGATTGTTGGCCGAAGCATGGAAAAGACTTTCGAAATCGGACGCAGACTGGGTTATATTTCTGCGCCAGATGATGCTTTCGTAAGCGTTAACGAGATCGGACAGGTTCCAAGCCATCAGCTGACGATCATCTGTACGGGTAGCCAGGGCGAGCCGATGGCAGCTCTTGCGCGGATTGCGAATGGAACACACAGACAAATCTCAGTCATACCTGGAGATACGATTGTCTTTTCGTCATCACCGATTCCCGGCAACACAATCAGCGTAAACCGCGTAATTGATAAGCTGCACCGAATCGGCGCCGATGTCATCCATCATAAAATCAGTGAGGTTCATACCTCAGGGCATGGCAAGCAGGAAGAGCAGAAGCTGATGATCAAGCTTCTGAATCCGAAGTTTTTCATTCCGATTCACGGTGAATACCGTATGCTGGACCAGCATGTTAAATTAGCGGAACAATGCGGAATCCCGCGTGAAAACTCGTTTATTTTAGATAACGGGGATGTCCTGGAATTGTCTGCAGACGGCGGGCAGGTTGCCGGAAAAGTTCCAGCTCAGCCAGTATATGTTGACGGCAGCGGAATCGGCGATATCGGACATATCGTCTTAAAAGACAGAAGAGTACTTTCACAGGACGGACTTGTGATCGTCACGATGATGATCGATCGCGAGAAAAAGCAGCTGGTCAACAAGCCGACTGTGGTAACAAGAGGATTCGTTTATGTCAGGGAGTCAGGCGACCTGATGAAAAATGTAGAAGAACTGATCAAGGATAAAATTGTGACTGAATTGGCAGGAGGCACGAAGGACTGGTCAAGCATCAAGAAGGCCGTCATCGACGTCGTCAACCCATTCCTATACAGCCAGACAGGCAGAAGACCAATGATTTTGCCGATTATCATGGAAGTATAAATTAAGAACGCTCCTTAATGGGGCGTTTTTTTTGTGTTCAGACAAAATAAAGTCACTTCCCCGAGATTTTGTCTGAAGTCATGTCAGCTTCGGACAAAATAGCGTCACTTCCCCGAGATTTTGTCTGAAGTCACACCAGGTTCAGACAAAACATCGCCACTTTCACTAGATCTTGTCTGAAGTCACACAAGGTTCGGACAAAACAAAGTCACTTCCCCGAGGTTTTGTCTGAAGTCACACAAGGTTCGGACAAAACAAAGTCACTTTCCTGAGATTTTGTCTGAAGTCACACCAGATTCAGACAAAATAGCGTCACTTCCACAAGATTTTGTCTGAAGTCACACCAGGTTCAGACAAAACAAAGTCACTTTCCCGAGGTTTTGTCTGAAGTCACACCAGCTTCGGACAAAGCAGCGCCAATTCCCCGAGATTTTGTCTGAAGTCACGCCATGTTCAGACAAAGCAACGCCAATTCTCCGGGATTTTGTCTGAAGCCACACCAGGTTCGGACAAAACACCGTCAATTCTACAAAATTTTGTCTGAAGTCACACCAGGTTCAGACAAAACAAAGTCACTTTCCCGAGACTTTGTCTGAAGTCATGCCAGGTTCGGACAAAATAGCGTCACGTCCCCGAGATTTTGTCTGAAGTCATGCCAGGTTCGGACAAAATAGCGTCACGTCCCCGAGATTTTGTCTGAAGTCATGCCAGGTTCGGACAAAACAGCGTCACGTCCCCGAGATTTTGTCTGTAGTGATGCCAGGTTCGGACAAAATAGCGTCACGTCCCCGAGATTTTGTCTGAAGTCACACCAGGTTCAGACAAAACATCGCCACTTTCACTAGATCTTGTCTGAAGTCACACAAGGTTCGGACAAAACAAAGTCACTTCCCCGAGGTTTTGTCTGAAGTCACACAAGGTTCGGACAAAACCCCGTCAATTCCACAAAATTTTGTCTGAAGCCACCCCAGGTTCAGACAAAACAAAGTCACTTCCACAAGATATTGTCTGAAGCCACACCAGGTGAAACAATCATACCAAGCTTCATTTCCACACAAAAAACCCCACTGAATCACCAGTGGGGTTCTGCAATCTTATTGTTGTTGATCATCTTTTTCATAAAAACGAAGCAAGTCTCCGTAAATGATTTGATCTGAGTAACTTAGTTCGTTTTTCGCATGCTCGATGAATGGTTCACAGCTTGCACCGTCAGTCGGTTCTTCTGTGGCTTTATCATAACATACACCTTTTGTGTAAACTAAATCTTCGGTAATGAAGCTTCCGTCTCTTAGGGCAACAAAGTTATCCTGCTTTTCGGAGAACATGTCTGCTCCAAACTGGATATCCTGCTTAGTATCGATTCCAGCGAGATTCAGCAATGTTGGGCGAAGATCGATTTGACCAGTTACAGTTGAAATCGTTTTGCCTTCGTGACCAGGGATATGGATAATCATCGGCACACGCTGCAGTTGTGTAGAAACAAATGGCGTGATTTCCTTGCCAAGGTATTGCTCCATTGCTTTGTTATGGTTCTCGGAAATACCATAGTGGTCACCGTAGATCACGATGATTGAATCCTCGTAAAGTCCTTCTGCTTTCAAATCCTCGATGAATAGCTTCAATGCTTCATCCGTATAGCGAACGGTTGGGAAGTAGCGGTTCAAAGTGCCGCTGTTTGAATCAAATTCATCAATGAATTTATCTTCTTCATCCAGTTCGAACGGGAAGTGGTTTGTCAGCGTAATGAACTTCGCAAAGAACGGCTTTGGCATTGCTTTTAAATGTTCAACTGACTGGTCGAAGAAATCCATATCCTTCATACCCCAGCCAACAGAATTTTCTTCATTCACTTCATAATCCGGCAATGAGTAAAAACGGTCATAACCGAAATTATTGTACATTACGTCACGATTCCAGAAGCTCTTGTTGTTCGCATGAAGCTTCGCAGTGTAATAAGAGTTTTCCTTCAGCCTTTCAGCAAGTGACATGTATTCATTCCCTGAGTGGGTGAAGAATACGGCTCCGCGGCCAAGCGGATATAAAGAGTTTTCCAATAGGAATTCTGAATCAGACGTTTTACCTTGTGCAGTCTGATGGTAAAAGTTATTAAAGTAATAGCTGTCTTTAATGAACTCATTCAAGAATGGCGTGACTTCCTGGCCATTCACCTTCTGTCCGATGACAAAGTTCTGGGTAGATTCCATTGAGATGACAATAAGGTTCTTGCCCTTTGCCGCACCGAACATTTCTTTAGATGGTTCTTTATATTGAGCACGAGTATAGTTCTCGATTTCGGTCAACTGGTTGCCATCTGCCATGGCTCTTTGTGCTGTTGTCTTTGTCTGTAGGTACGCATCATAGATATGGTGATTGTACGTCCCGATATTCTTTACTAGGATTTCCCTGTCGAACGTACGAGTCAATAATTCAGGACGTTCAGACTCAGAAAGCCCAAGGTTGAAAAAGGCAAGACCAATCGCGCTGAAGTAAAACGCTGCTGCATATACGTTTTTGTACTTTTTAAAAGAAATCTTAGAACTTTTTACAAAAGCTAGCGCTAGAATCAACAAGGTATCGGCAAAATAAATGATATCAGTCCAGCTAATCAATTCCCCGACACTGCTCTTTAAATCGCCCATATTGCTTGTCTGTGTCAACAGGGGAATCGTGATGAAATCACTGAACTCCTTATAGTAAACAACATTGGCGTAAAGAATAAAGGAAGTGATGAAACTTGTCGCAATGACAAAAATTTTCTGCTTCCTGCCTGCCATGAAAATCCCTAGTCCCAAAGCGAACATAAGGAAGCTCAATGGATTAATGAACAGGATGAATTCCTGCATTTTATTTTCAATATCTATATCAAAATTGAACTTATAAACGGTGTAGGTTTTTAGCCATAATAGAACAATGGCAATCAAAACAAAACTTACGGACATATTCTTTTTAGTCCCCATGCAATCCCTCCTAGGAATCTATTGAAGCTTACATTTTACCACAAGTGAAAATAGTTTTGTAGCTGTACCGATAATCGCGTAATTTTCCGATATTAATTATACGTTTAAAAGCAGGGAAAAGTTTCTGGTAATTACTTCAAGTCTTTTATATTCATTTAACTTTGTCCTAATAATCGTATCCGTCAGGCGCTTTTGTTTTTTTGCCATAGGAAACTTTTTTGGAGTCCTGTCAATTATATGGACAAGGGTAAAAAGGTTGCTATAGACTTACTCACTTCTTGATTGTTAAAATGTTCTAGCACTTGAATGGAGGCCAGTCCATGAATGAAGAACGTTATTCCAATTTGAAATTAGGCGAACGTGGAGCCATTATAAGTATCCTCGCTTATATACTTCTTTCTGCCTTGAAACTTTCTGTAGGTTATATCAGCGATTCCGAAGCATTGAAGGCAGATGGTTTGAACAACACGACCGATATTTTAGCCTCGCTTTCCGTCCTTATCGGGTTAAGGCTATCGCAAAAACCTGCTGATGATGACCATCTTTATGGCCACTGGAAATCAGAAATGGTCGCTTCGATGGTGGCATCTTTTATCATCATTGTGGTCGGATTCCAGGTTTTAACCAGCGCTTTCACATCCGTTTTTGAAGGAACTCAGGAAGCACCAGATCTGGTTGCTGCCTGGACAGGTTTATTTTCCGCACTCATTATGTATTTTGTGTATCGTTATAACCGGAACCTCGCTAACAAAATAAAAAGCCATTCGGTCATGGCCGCGGCTAAAGATAACCTGTCCGATTCTTGGGTGAGTATCGGTACGGCTGTCGGAATCATCGGCTCCCAATTTGGTTTGCCATGGCTCGATCCCGTAACCGCAGTCATCGTTGGTGCACTGATTTTAAAAACTGGCTGGGACATCTTCCGCGAAGCATCCCACCAGCTGACAGACGGCTTTGATGTAGACCTAATTAAAGAATATAACGATACCATCTGTAATATTCCTGGTGTCAAAGGAATTAAGGATTTAAAGGCGCGGAGCTACGGCAACAATATTGTCGTTGATTGCGTCATCACCGTGAATCCGACCCTCGACATCAGCACCGCACATGATATCTCCACAATGGTCGAAGAGAAACTTATGGAAGAATACGATATATATGACGTCCATGTCCATGTAGAGCCGGATTGAGAAGGAAAAAGATATGAGCGACTGAAGATGTTAATGCATACTTAGCAGGTCAATTATTTTAGAAGGGTACAGGTAATGATTCATGAAGTTTGTAAAATCGCAGATGAAACAATTGATTAAAGATAATCCAGAGCTGCAAACGCGCTTATCTAGTTTGATAAAAGAACATGACCTGGAGAAAAGCTTTGCATTAAAAGCTTTGTATCACTCTGAAGTAGCTGAAGGCGGAAAGTATCAGAGTGCATACCAATCACTTGACTTACCTAAGGGGTAAGTCATTTTTATTTCGATTACCACAAGGAAAGTTATATGATATGGAGTGGAGAAATGCTGTTTTGCACAGGGAAGGATTTGACATTGAGTGAAATTCACTAACTTTGAGCCTAAGTCATTTATATATAATTACGCATTTCCATCTGAGGAAAAAGAGTTGTGTGCATTGGAAATGCGCTCGTTTTTTGGGGAGGATACAGAATCCAGCGTCTTGGAGAGCACTTTGAAAATCGATCCAAGCCGAAGTCCTTTTATAAGGGGACGTATGGATGTCATTATTGACGGTGAGCAATTAGAGGACCTAATTGAGCAAGTGAAAAAATTAGAATTGAATGGCGCTACTTTTAAAGTGATGTATGTAAAAGTGACAGGTCCTGAAAAGGTGGATTTTGAAGAGAGACGCAGAATCGAACGAGTAGTGGGTCTGGAAATTCCCGGGGAGCCGGAGCTCGTAAATCCTGATCTGCTGTTTGGGATCATGAATGTGAATGAGCGTTGGGTATTTGGTGAATACCACAGCAGCGAACAGGTCTGGCTGCATCACCAGCAAAAGCCGCATAGCTACTCAACTTCATTGAGTACTCGTGTCGCAAGAGCGGTCGCCAATATCGCAGTTCCTAATCCAGCTGGAGTTAAAGCGATCGATCCATGCTGCGGAATTGGAACGGTAGTGGTGGAAGCATTATCGATGGGGATTGACATTGTTGCCAGTGATATCAACCCGCTCATTCTGCCTGGAACAAGGGAGAACATCGCACATTTTGGATATGAAACGGAAGTTACGTTCAAGGACATCCGCAAAGTCACTGGGAGCTACGACGTGGCGATTATTGATATGCCGTACAATCTGTGCTCGGTCATCACACCGGAAGAGCAGCTTGAAATGCTTCAAAGCACATACGAGTTTGCTGATAAAGTGGTTATCGTCACGATTGAATCAATCGACTCTATCATCGCTAATGCTGGTTTTGTCATTGCTGATCGCTGTGTCGTGAAAAAAGGGACCTTCGAACGCGAGATCATTGTCTGTAAAAAATAAGATAAATTTAAGGACGATTATGCATATCATAATCGTCCTTTTTTCTCGAGATCTTAATCCAACTACAGCGATTGTCGGGGCTGTACGAGGCGCTTGCGCTTTTTGTTCTATTTAATTGC
This portion of the Mesobacillus sp. S13 genome encodes:
- a CDS encoding glycerol-3-phosphate dehydrogenase/oxidase; its protein translation is MRFSNLDRKNIVSKLKNGTFDVLVIGGGITGAGIALDAATRGMNIALLEMQDFAAGTSSRSTKLVHGGLRYLKQFEVKMVAEVGKERAIVYENGPHVTTPEWMLLPFHKGGTFGSFSTSIGLRVYDFLAGVKRSERRKMFSATETLAKEPLVKKDGLKGGGYYVEYRTDDARLTIEVMKQAVDKGATPLNYSKVKNLIYKNGIVAGVLVEDLLTGEEYEVHAKKVVNATGPWVDGIREMDDSKKGKTLKLSKGVHIVIDQSRFPLKQAIYFDTPDGRMVFAIPRDGKTYVGTTDTFYNEDPINPGMTEEDRSYLLKAIRYMFPDVNVTEKDVESSWAGVRPLIHEDGKAPSEISRKDEIWESDSKLITIAGGKLTGYRKMAETIVDLLAEKFAKEDGLSFPGCHTKNLPISGGDVGGSANLDSFVEKQLEAGIKAGFTKEEARRLAYQYGSNAPIVFQLASEHKKEADQYGLPLELFAKLIYGIQYEAAATPVDFFNRRTGAILFDIHIVHNFKENVINFMRGQFKWNEQQIEAYTLELEGALNEAVIPVK
- the glpT gene encoding glycerol-3-phosphate transporter, whose product is MLNLFKPAPHVERLSEERTEAEYKKLRFQVFMGIFIGYAAYYLLRKNFSIAMPYLVEEGFSKGELGLALSAISISYGISKFVMGTVSDRSNARWFMTAGLVLSAIVSLLMGFIPFFTSSVAIMFIMLFINGWVQGMGWPPAGRVLTHWFSVSERGGKTAIWNVAHNVGGGLMAPLAVAGAAIFAGILGSSYAGYEGVFILPAIVALAVALVAFMLIRDTPQSMGLPPIEEYRDDYPTKKKQLFETELTTKEILFKYVLNNKWIWIIAVANVFVYFVRYGVLDWAPTYLSEEKGFSMNESSVAYFLYEWAGIPGTLLAGYLSDKLFKGRRGPAGFVFMLGVLVAVLVYWFNPPGNTFVDMAALIAIGFLIYGPVMLIGLQALDYVPKKAAGTAAGLTGLFGYLGGSVAANALMGYLVDFAGWDAGFLLLTISCALATLLFAVTWNVRGQEVVKH
- a CDS encoding glycerol-3-phosphate responsive antiterminator, with the translated sequence MDQKILPASSNMKEFEQFLGSPFEIGVMLEVHIAQLKNINAMAKRHGKKMIYHVDMIQGLKSDDYSTEYLCQEYKPYGLISTKSSVILKAKQKGVLAVQRVFLIDSHALEKSYKLIEKTRPDYIEVLPGAMPWMIKEVKERVNIPIFAGGLIRTPEEVKNALNAGASAITTSKRELWEITEI
- a CDS encoding methyl-accepting chemotaxis protein; its protein translation is MQIGKEKKSTQVFGEDAVLAAIERSLAMIEFDPDGQVLWANENFARTMGYRVDEMPGLLHKQFCTAEFAGSRAYIELWRNLRSGKSFQEKIQRVTKRGNLLWLEATYTPVYDDLGRVAGVVKVATDITERELNTTRLARELQQMSQDLNERAEMGITRSEEAATAASKLVQESKENLEILESLKSQAKSIGSIVQTIREIAAQTNLLALNAAIEAARAGEHGRGFNVVAGEVRKLATRVQDSIQEVNEHIEGIASEITKINEATQRSQNGITNNKNLNEQAVAAFKEIGSAAHELDQQAKTFKEIL
- the rnjA gene encoding ribonuclease J1, coding for METKLKKDLKIFALGGLGEIGKNTYVIQYKNEMVLVDCGIKFPDNELFGIDYVLADYTYLKQNQDKLVGIFVTHGHEDHIGGLPFLLQDVKAPIYGGDFAVELIKSKLQEHKIKGVKFHQINNDTVVEFQNIKVRFFRTTHSIADSFGVVVTTPEGNIVHTGDFKFDLTPVGRGTDFQKIAEISSEGVLCLLSDSTNSEQPGFSISERRVGEAIEDIFQTVDGRVIFATFASNIDRVQQVVKSSLKYNRKMAIVGRSMEKTFEIGRRLGYISAPDDAFVSVNEIGQVPSHQLTIICTGSQGEPMAALARIANGTHRQISVIPGDTIVFSSSPIPGNTISVNRVIDKLHRIGADVIHHKISEVHTSGHGKQEEQKLMIKLLNPKFFIPIHGEYRMLDQHVKLAEQCGIPRENSFILDNGDVLELSADGGQVAGKVPAQPVYVDGSGIGDIGHIVLKDRRVLSQDGLVIVTMMIDREKKQLVNKPTVVTRGFVYVRESGDLMKNVEELIKDKIVTELAGGTKDWSSIKKAVIDVVNPFLYSQTGRRPMILPIIMEV